In one window of Thermus aquaticus DNA:
- a CDS encoding 3-oxoacyl-ACP synthase, translating to MYVRSLGVYLPRGRMTAEEIAASSGLPVEVVREKLGIREKPVPGPEDHPAEMAAWAAEEALRLAGFPGEGVDWVLSMVEEYKDYPVWATAPYLALRVGAHRARGLDLNQKCATFLGALEVARGLFATRKEAQAVLVAGGYRNGDLVDYQDPHTRFLYDLAAGGAAALLTREGPGLRLLGLAHRMDPELALSVKVPVGGTRRPLTQENLGEYCLRVEDPEAMKARLDATSIPTFLEVVREALEEAGYGEADLDYLALLHMKRSAHQKVLQGLGLAEGQSIYLEDYGHLGQLDPILSLQLAWREGRLKEGSLVALAAAGVGYFYGAAVLKLEGRLYA from the coding sequence ATGTACGTGCGAAGCCTTGGGGTTTACCTGCCGAGAGGCCGCATGACGGCGGAGGAGATCGCCGCCTCGTCGGGTCTGCCCGTGGAGGTGGTGCGGGAGAAGCTCGGCATCCGGGAAAAGCCCGTGCCCGGTCCCGAGGACCACCCGGCGGAGATGGCGGCCTGGGCCGCCGAGGAGGCCCTGAGGCTGGCGGGCTTCCCCGGTGAGGGGGTGGACTGGGTGCTTTCCATGGTGGAGGAATATAAGGACTACCCCGTCTGGGCCACGGCCCCCTACCTGGCCCTCCGGGTGGGGGCCCACCGGGCCAGGGGGCTGGACCTGAACCAGAAGTGCGCCACCTTCCTGGGGGCCCTGGAGGTGGCCCGGGGCCTCTTCGCCACCCGGAAGGAGGCCCAGGCGGTCCTGGTGGCCGGGGGGTACCGGAACGGGGACCTGGTGGACTACCAAGACCCCCACACCCGCTTTCTCTACGACCTGGCGGCGGGCGGGGCCGCCGCCCTCCTCACCCGGGAGGGGCCCGGGCTCAGGCTCCTGGGCCTGGCCCACCGCATGGACCCCGAGCTGGCCCTCTCCGTCAAGGTCCCCGTGGGGGGAACCAGGCGCCCCCTCACCCAGGAGAACCTGGGGGAGTACTGCCTAAGGGTGGAGGACCCCGAGGCCATGAAGGCCAGGCTGGACGCCACCTCCATCCCCACCTTCCTGGAGGTGGTTCGCGAGGCTTTGGAGGAGGCCGGGTACGGGGAGGCGGACCTGGACTACCTGGCCCTCCTCCACATGAAGCGCTCCGCCCACCAAAAGGTGCTCCAGGGCCTGGGCCTCGCCGAGGGGCAGTCCATCTACCTCGAGGACTACGGCCACCTGGGCCAGCTGGACCCCATCCTCTCCCTGCAGCTGGCCTGGCGGGAAGGGAGGCTTAAGGAGGGGAGCCTGGTGGCCTTGGCGGCGGCGGGGGTGGGGTACTTCTACGGGGCGGCGGTGCTGAAGCTTGAGGGGAGGCTTTATGCTTGA
- a CDS encoding tetratricopeptide repeat protein, which yields MPYPVPPSRLRPPRTAREVSRLRPLGLVEAAFGKSPGVVLAAGPGYGKTSLAAEMGGIYLALAEEAKDPAVFLWHLLYAYRDRAGLSEAARLLEGGAWPRALEAFLEALEPLGPQLLVLDEAHRAESPGVLKALEGLCRLPSLRLLLLSRKAAPFAFLTVLTEQELAFDPEEAWALAKALAPELPAFEVERAHSLVRGWPLGLRVVLLAMRRGLRPELALESGEGLLTYLAYGLPQELLLKAARLALLGEVPEEEAQDLLPYAEDLLLERRPGRLAFHPLVRSALKALLPEAEARELLAQAAETALHQGEGVRAAEFLLEAGRFGHAADLLLKEGQAWLERGLTYTVLRLLAHLPEGVRRGRTGLFLLEAEALRQAGRYREAEAAYQRALEAGEGRAYLGLVRLFLDTVEPARARPYLEEALKRFPEEASPLLAENLLNEGRPEEALALGLSGPRVLLRLGRPDEALALLKEAQDPGLHRPPQNHREGTLLRALLECVAGDAEEGLRFAERGRFEAEVLGSPFGVSLAEARKGHALLALGRPAEARGAYQTALALAEGGPARLRVEALGGLAALGDREAYGEMVRLARAAGDLWVEGFMTLVVALAWLRRGEAFPLPPLELLDPFLRAVAQAYPFADGFEGLLLRYPFLAGRTLFTPPLPRLRRGLWRLGRLPEAYHPGVSVEIRTLGSFQVLVEGRPVRLRREKARLLLALLAARDWHKEDLLEALEASPGEFRVLWWEVVNALEPGRPKGAPPYFLRARPYGLRLEVPELYLDLLDPKAPLDLPFADLDHPALEERRLAYLAEKRRLLRQGQDLRGWLALLRLDPLNEEAFARLQGSPLAQEAERLRQEALRELGLG from the coding sequence GTGCCCTACCCGGTGCCCCCCTCGAGGCTCCGCCCGCCCCGCACCGCCCGGGAGGTGTCCCGCCTCCGCCCCCTGGGCCTGGTGGAGGCCGCCTTTGGCAAAAGCCCGGGGGTGGTCCTGGCGGCAGGGCCCGGCTACGGCAAGACCAGCCTGGCGGCGGAGATGGGCGGGATTTACCTGGCCCTGGCCGAGGAGGCCAAGGACCCGGCGGTCTTCCTCTGGCACCTCCTCTACGCCTACCGGGACCGGGCCGGGCTCTCGGAGGCCGCCCGCCTGCTGGAAGGGGGAGCCTGGCCCCGGGCCCTCGAGGCCTTCCTGGAGGCCCTGGAACCCCTGGGCCCCCAGCTTCTCGTCCTGGACGAGGCCCATAGGGCGGAAAGCCCCGGGGTCCTGAAGGCCCTGGAGGGGCTCTGCCGCCTCCCCTCTCTGCGCCTCCTCCTCCTCTCCCGCAAGGCCGCCCCCTTCGCCTTCCTCACCGTCCTAACCGAGCAGGAGCTGGCCTTTGACCCCGAAGAGGCCTGGGCCCTGGCCAAGGCCCTGGCCCCGGAGCTCCCCGCCTTTGAGGTGGAGCGGGCCCACTCCCTGGTGCGGGGCTGGCCCCTGGGCCTCCGGGTCGTCCTCTTGGCCATGCGCCGGGGCCTAAGGCCTGAGCTCGCCCTGGAGAGCGGGGAGGGCCTCCTCACCTATCTGGCCTACGGCCTTCCCCAGGAGCTCCTCCTAAAGGCGGCCCGGCTCGCCCTCCTGGGGGAGGTGCCGGAGGAAGAGGCCCAGGACCTCCTCCCCTACGCCGAGGACCTCCTCCTGGAGCGCAGGCCGGGCAGGCTGGCCTTCCACCCCCTGGTGCGGAGCGCCCTCAAGGCCCTTCTGCCCGAGGCCGAGGCCCGGGAGCTTCTGGCCCAGGCCGCCGAGACCGCCCTCCACCAGGGCGAGGGGGTCCGGGCGGCGGAGTTCCTGCTGGAGGCCGGGCGCTTCGGCCACGCCGCCGACCTCCTCCTCAAGGAAGGGCAGGCCTGGCTTGAGCGGGGCCTCACCTACACGGTCCTCAGGCTCCTCGCCCACCTGCCCGAGGGGGTGAGGCGGGGGCGGACGGGGCTATTCCTCCTCGAGGCCGAGGCCCTGCGCCAGGCGGGGCGGTACCGGGAGGCGGAGGCCGCCTACCAGCGGGCCCTGGAGGCGGGGGAGGGCCGGGCCTACCTGGGCCTGGTGCGCCTCTTCCTGGACACGGTGGAGCCCGCCCGGGCCAGGCCCTACCTGGAGGAGGCCCTGAAGCGCTTCCCCGAGGAGGCGAGCCCCCTCCTGGCGGAAAACCTCCTCAACGAGGGGCGGCCAGAAGAGGCCCTCGCCCTTGGGCTTTCTGGCCCCAGGGTTCTCCTCAGGCTGGGCCGGCCCGACGAGGCCCTGGCCCTCCTCAAGGAGGCCCAGGACCCGGGCCTCCACCGCCCGCCCCAGAACCACCGGGAAGGGACCCTACTCCGGGCCCTCCTGGAGTGCGTGGCCGGGGATGCGGAAGAGGGCCTGCGCTTCGCCGAGCGGGGCCGTTTTGAGGCCGAGGTCCTGGGAAGCCCCTTCGGCGTGAGCCTGGCCGAGGCCAGGAAGGGGCACGCCCTCCTGGCCCTGGGGCGGCCCGCCGAGGCCCGGGGAGCCTACCAGACGGCCCTGGCCCTGGCCGAGGGCGGACCCGCCCGCCTCCGGGTGGAGGCTCTGGGAGGATTGGCCGCCCTGGGGGACCGGGAGGCCTACGGAGAGATGGTCCGCCTGGCCCGGGCGGCGGGGGACCTCTGGGTGGAGGGGTTCATGACCCTGGTGGTGGCCCTGGCCTGGCTCCGCCGGGGAGAGGCCTTCCCTCTGCCTCCCCTGGAGCTCCTGGACCCCTTCCTTAGGGCGGTGGCCCAGGCTTACCCCTTCGCCGACGGTTTTGAAGGGCTCCTTCTCCGCTACCCCTTCCTCGCCGGCCGCACCCTCTTTACCCCGCCGCTTCCCCGGCTACGCCGGGGCCTCTGGCGCCTGGGACGGCTCCCCGAGGCCTACCACCCCGGGGTGTCGGTGGAGATTCGGACCCTGGGAAGCTTCCAGGTCCTGGTGGAGGGGAGACCCGTGCGCCTGCGCCGGGAGAAGGCCAGGCTCCTCCTGGCCCTTCTGGCCGCACGGGACTGGCACAAGGAGGACCTCCTGGAGGCCCTAGAGGCCTCCCCGGGGGAGTTCCGGGTCCTCTGGTGGGAGGTGGTGAACGCCCTGGAGCCCGGCCGCCCCAAAGGGGCACCTCCCTACTTCCTGCGGGCCCGCCCCTACGGCCTCCGCCTCGAGGTCCCCGAGCTCTACCTGGACCTCCTGGACCCCAAGGCCCCCCTGGACCTCCCCTTCGCCGACCTGGACCACCCCGCCCTGGAGGAGCGCCGCCTGGCCTACCTGGCGGAGAAAAGGCGCCTCCTGCGGCAGGGCCAGGACCTGAGGGGCTGGCTCGCCCTCCTCCGGCTGGACCCCCTGAACGAGGAGGCCTTCGCCCGGCTCCAGGGAAGCCCCCTGGCCCAGGAGGCGGAACGGCTCCGGCAGGAGGCCCTGCGGGAGCTGGGCCTGGGCTAA
- a CDS encoding SDR family oxidoreductase translates to MFLERFRLDGKAALVTGGSRGLGLEAALALQEAGARVAVLARRASFLEEARKALGEEALYLEGDVRDEARLEEVVVAVEATLGPLTILVNAAGISWGAPSLEMPVEKVREVLEVNLVGAFLASRVAARRMKERGYGKIIHIASVAGLKGEYPEVLDAVGYSASKGGLIALTRDLAVKWGRWGIRVNALAPGFFPTRMTEKVLPRIESLLQATLPLGRPGRPGELGGAVLFLASPASDYITGAVLPVDGGATAT, encoded by the coding sequence ATGTTTCTAGAGCGTTTTCGCTTAGACGGCAAGGCGGCCCTGGTGACCGGGGGCTCCCGGGGGCTGGGCCTCGAGGCCGCCCTGGCCCTCCAGGAAGCGGGGGCCAGGGTGGCCGTTCTGGCCCGGCGGGCCAGCTTCCTGGAGGAGGCGAGGAAGGCTTTAGGGGAGGAGGCCCTTTATCTGGAAGGGGACGTGCGGGACGAGGCCCGGCTGGAGGAGGTGGTGGTGGCCGTGGAGGCGACCCTGGGGCCCCTGACCATCCTGGTCAACGCGGCCGGGATCAGCTGGGGCGCCCCCAGCCTGGAGATGCCGGTGGAGAAGGTGCGGGAGGTGTTGGAGGTCAACCTGGTGGGCGCCTTCCTGGCCAGCCGCGTGGCGGCCAGGCGGATGAAGGAGAGGGGTTACGGCAAGATCATCCACATCGCCTCCGTGGCCGGCCTCAAGGGGGAGTACCCCGAGGTCCTGGACGCCGTGGGCTACTCCGCCTCCAAAGGGGGGCTAATCGCCCTCACCCGGGACCTGGCGGTGAAGTGGGGAAGGTGGGGCATCCGGGTCAACGCCCTGGCCCCGGGTTTCTTCCCCACCCGCATGACGGAGAAGGTCCTGCCCCGGATAGAGTCCCTGCTCCAGGCCACCTTGCCCCTGGGCCGGCCGGGAAGACCGGGGGAGCTGGGCGGAGCGGTCCTCTTCCTGGCAAGCCCCGCCTCGGACTACATCACCGGGGCCGTCCTCCCCGTGGACGGGGGGGCCACGGCCACCTAG
- a CDS encoding long-chain fatty acid--CoA ligase — MLLSTMMDEELNLWDFLERAAELFGKKEVVSRLHTGEVHRTTYAEVHRRAKRLMGGLRALGVGVGDRVATLGFNHFRHLEAYFAVPGMGAVLHTANPRLSPKEIAYILNHAEDKVLLFDPQLLPLVEALRPELKTVAHFVVMDEKAPEGYLAYEAVLGEEAEPVRLPEEAACGMAYTTGTTGLPKGVVYSHRALVLHSLAANLEDGTALSEKDTVLPVVPMFHVNAWCLPYAATLVGAKQVLPGPRLDPASLVELFDGEGVTFTAGVPTVWLALADHLESTGHRLKTLRRLVVGGSAAPRSLVERFERLGIEVRQGYGLTETSPVVVQNFLKSHLEARLSPEEKTALKAKTGLPIPLVRLRVADEGGRPVPKDGKTMGEVQLKGPWITQGYYRNEEASRAALTPDGWFRTGDIAVWDEEGYLEIKDRLKDLIKSGGEWISSVDLENALMGHPKVREAAVVAIPHPRWQERPLAVVVPRDEPPSPEELNGHLLEAGFAKWQLPDAYVFVEEIPRTSAGKFLKRALREKYRDFFGGGA; from the coding sequence GTGCTTTTAAGCACCATGATGGACGAGGAGCTGAACCTTTGGGACTTCCTGGAGCGGGCGGCGGAGCTTTTTGGGAAGAAGGAGGTGGTTTCCCGCCTCCACACCGGCGAGGTCCACCGCACCACCTACGCCGAGGTCCACCGCCGGGCCAAGCGGCTCATGGGAGGCTTGAGGGCCCTCGGGGTGGGCGTGGGGGACCGGGTGGCCACCCTGGGCTTCAACCACTTCCGCCACCTGGAGGCCTACTTCGCCGTGCCCGGGATGGGGGCCGTCCTCCACACCGCCAACCCCCGCCTCTCCCCCAAGGAGATCGCCTACATCCTCAACCACGCCGAGGACAAGGTCCTCCTCTTTGACCCCCAGCTCCTGCCCCTGGTGGAGGCCCTCCGGCCCGAGCTCAAGACCGTGGCCCACTTTGTGGTGATGGACGAGAAAGCCCCCGAGGGCTACCTGGCCTACGAGGCGGTCCTGGGGGAGGAGGCTGAGCCGGTGCGCCTCCCCGAGGAGGCCGCCTGCGGCATGGCCTACACCACCGGCACCACGGGGCTTCCCAAGGGGGTGGTCTACAGCCACCGGGCCCTGGTCCTCCACAGCCTGGCCGCCAACCTGGAGGACGGCACTGCCCTTTCCGAGAAGGACACCGTGCTTCCTGTGGTCCCCATGTTCCACGTCAACGCCTGGTGCCTCCCCTACGCCGCTACCTTGGTGGGGGCCAAACAGGTCCTCCCCGGCCCTAGGCTGGACCCCGCCTCCCTGGTGGAGCTCTTTGATGGGGAGGGGGTGACCTTTACTGCCGGGGTGCCCACGGTCTGGCTGGCCCTGGCCGACCACCTGGAGAGCACAGGCCACCGCCTCAAGACCCTGAGGCGCCTGGTGGTGGGGGGTTCGGCGGCTCCGCGGAGCCTGGTGGAGCGCTTTGAGCGCCTGGGCATTGAGGTGCGCCAGGGCTACGGTCTCACCGAGACCTCCCCGGTGGTGGTGCAGAACTTCCTCAAAAGCCACCTGGAGGCCCGCCTCTCTCCTGAGGAGAAGACCGCCCTCAAGGCCAAAACCGGCCTCCCCATCCCCCTGGTGCGCCTCAGGGTGGCGGACGAGGGGGGAAGGCCCGTGCCCAAAGACGGGAAGACCATGGGGGAGGTCCAGCTCAAAGGCCCCTGGATCACCCAGGGCTATTACCGGAACGAGGAGGCCAGCCGGGCCGCCCTGACCCCGGACGGCTGGTTCCGCACCGGGGACATCGCCGTCTGGGACGAGGAGGGCTACCTGGAGATCAAGGACCGCCTCAAGGACCTCATCAAGTCCGGCGGGGAGTGGATCTCCAGCGTGGACCTGGAGAACGCCCTCATGGGCCACCCCAAGGTGCGGGAGGCGGCGGTGGTGGCCATTCCCCACCCTAGGTGGCAGGAAAGGCCCTTGGCCGTGGTGGTGCCCCGGGACGAGCCCCCCAGCCCCGAGGAGCTGAACGGGCACCTCCTCGAGGCGGGCTTCGCCAAGTGGCAGCTTCCCGACGCCTACGTCTTCGTGGAGGAGATCCCCAGGACCAGCGCCGGCAAGTTCCTCAAGCGGGCTCTTAGGGAGAAGTACAGGGACTTTTTTGGCGGAGGGGCATGA
- a CDS encoding PaaI family thioesterase, with the protein MSPFAGWFGAKVLKKAGGEAELCLKVREEFLQGQGLVHGGILAALLDSALGSAAESLAGKVVTAELAVSYLRPVRGGSLLARGRILHLGKRLVFAVGEIYLEGSPVAFAKGTFYRLEPDQDQGGQ; encoded by the coding sequence TTGAGTCCTTTCGCTGGCTGGTTCGGGGCCAAGGTCCTAAAAAAGGCGGGCGGTGAGGCGGAACTTTGCTTGAAGGTGCGAGAGGAGTTTCTCCAAGGCCAGGGCCTGGTGCACGGGGGCATCTTAGCGGCTCTTCTGGATAGCGCCTTGGGGAGCGCCGCGGAGAGCCTAGCGGGAAAAGTGGTCACCGCAGAGTTAGCGGTGAGCTACCTGAGGCCCGTACGGGGCGGCAGCTTGTTGGCAAGGGGCCGCATCCTCCACCTGGGGAAGCGGCTGGTCTTTGCGGTGGGGGAGATCTACCTGGAAGGTAGCCCTGTGGCCTTCGCCAAGGGAACCTTTTATCGGCTGGAGCCGGACCAAGACCAAGGAGGGCAGTAG
- a CDS encoding SDR family NAD(P)-dependent oxidoreductase → MGRLSGKTILITGAASGIGRVALKLFAKEGARLVAVDQEEATLAEAVAELETEALAVPADITDPEGVEQAFQEGLEEFGQLHGLAHFAGVAHSAISWKLSLEDWERVLRVNLTGSFLVARKAGEVLGEGGSLVLTGSVAALGAFGLAHYATSKMGILGLARTLALELAPKGIRVNALVPGLIATPMTASLPDWAWRAEVEASPLRRAGRPEEVARAALFLLSEESRFITGQALFVDGGRSIAGLPSLPPGFAKGGGKGVHGC, encoded by the coding sequence ATGGGAAGGCTTTCCGGCAAGACCATCCTTATCACCGGAGCGGCGAGCGGCATCGGCCGGGTAGCCTTAAAGCTGTTTGCAAAGGAAGGAGCGAGGCTCGTGGCCGTAGACCAGGAGGAGGCTACCCTAGCCGAAGCAGTAGCAGAACTAGAGACCGAGGCCTTGGCCGTCCCCGCAGACATAACCGACCCCGAAGGGGTGGAGCAGGCCTTCCAGGAGGGCCTGGAGGAGTTCGGGCAGCTTCACGGGTTGGCCCACTTTGCAGGCGTGGCCCACTCCGCCATTTCCTGGAAACTATCCCTAGAGGACTGGGAGAGGGTTCTCCGGGTCAACCTCACGGGAAGCTTCCTGGTGGCCAGGAAGGCGGGGGAGGTTCTAGGTGAGGGGGGAAGCCTGGTCCTCACGGGCTCGGTGGCAGCCTTAGGGGCCTTCGGGCTCGCTCACTACGCAACCAGCAAAATGGGCATCCTTGGCCTCGCCCGCACTCTGGCCCTGGAACTGGCCCCGAAGGGCATTCGGGTGAACGCCCTCGTCCCAGGTCTCATCGCCACCCCCATGACGGCGAGTCTGCCCGACTGGGCCTGGAGGGCAGAGGTAGAGGCCTCTCCCCTTAGGCGGGCAGGCCGCCCCGAGGAGGTGGCTCGGGCCGCCCTCTTCTTGCTCTCCGAAGAAAGCCGCTTTATCACAGGCCAAGCCCTCTTCGTAGACGGAGGCCGCTCCATCGCAGGCCTTCCTAGCCTACCGCCGGGGTTTGCTAAAGGAGGTGGCAAGGGTGTCCATGGATGTTAG
- a CDS encoding serine hydrolase domain-containing protein codes for MKGRTWITIGFLLSLALAQVQEGVDLSRLAAFKARLEAEVDQGRLPGAVFLVARNGRVVLHEAVGYLDPTTKAPMSKEAIFRVYSMTKPLTSVLTLQMVEEGRLFLTDPIALYLPEFRDLRVGVEKSQDGRSVLELVSAPRPITIYDLLRHTSGITYGIFFDSLVKQEYRKVGVDAVDQTPEEFLSKLARLPLQFSPGSVWEYGNSTDLLGHLLEKIAGKSLAELMAERIFKPLGMADSGFQVPKEKWERIAEPFRQDPFTRSPTPPALNIREPPKRFSGGAGAVATALDYYRFLQALLNGGELAGKRILSRKSVELLTRDHLGPLYLPSLQRGDPYLPGPGYGFGLGVAVRLSEGGSPLPGSAGDYFWAGLFGTYFFVDPKERLVGIYMMQNPGGRTYYAQLFRNAVYASLR; via the coding sequence GTGAAGGGTAGAACTTGGATCACCATTGGGTTCCTCCTGAGCTTGGCCTTAGCCCAGGTCCAGGAGGGGGTGGACTTAAGCCGGCTCGCCGCCTTCAAGGCCCGCCTCGAGGCTGAGGTAGACCAGGGCAGGCTCCCCGGGGCGGTATTCTTGGTGGCCCGAAACGGCCGGGTGGTCCTCCACGAGGCCGTGGGGTACCTGGATCCCACGACCAAGGCCCCCATGTCCAAAGAGGCCATCTTCCGGGTTTACTCCATGACAAAGCCCCTGACCTCGGTCTTAACCTTGCAGATGGTGGAGGAAGGGAGGCTTTTCCTTACCGACCCCATCGCCCTCTACCTCCCTGAGTTCCGGGACCTCAGGGTAGGGGTAGAGAAGTCCCAAGATGGGAGATCCGTGCTGGAGCTTGTCTCCGCGCCAAGGCCCATCACCATCTACGACCTCCTGCGCCACACCTCTGGAATAACCTACGGGATCTTCTTTGATTCCCTGGTTAAGCAGGAATACCGCAAGGTAGGGGTGGACGCTGTAGACCAGACCCCGGAGGAGTTCCTCAGCAAGCTCGCCCGTCTTCCCCTCCAGTTTTCACCAGGCTCGGTGTGGGAGTACGGTAACTCCACGGACCTCCTGGGCCACCTCCTGGAAAAGATAGCGGGGAAAAGCCTCGCTGAGCTCATGGCAGAGCGCATCTTCAAACCCCTGGGAATGGCCGATAGCGGCTTCCAGGTGCCTAAGGAGAAGTGGGAACGGATCGCCGAGCCCTTCCGTCAGGACCCCTTTACCCGAAGCCCCACCCCTCCAGCCCTCAACATCCGAGAACCCCCCAAGCGTTTCTCGGGGGGTGCGGGAGCCGTGGCCACAGCCTTGGACTACTACCGCTTTCTCCAGGCCCTCCTGAATGGGGGGGAGCTCGCAGGTAAGCGCATCCTCTCCCGCAAAAGCGTGGAGCTCCTCACTCGAGATCACCTTGGACCCCTCTATCTCCCCTCCCTACAGCGGGGAGACCCCTACCTCCCGGGCCCAGGGTACGGTTTCGGCCTAGGTGTGGCCGTACGCCTTTCCGAGGGAGGCAGTCCCCTTCCGGGATCGGCGGGAGACTACTTCTGGGCAGGGCTTTTCGGCACTTACTTCTTCGTGGACCCCAAGGAGCGGCTCGTGGGCATCTACATGATGCAGAATCCCGGAGGGCGCACCTACTACGCCCAGCTCTTTAGGAACGCAGTCTACGCCAGTTTGCGCTGA
- a CDS encoding ABC transporter substrate-binding protein has protein sequence MAFVQGAHTWYGATLAAEEINRAGGIQVGDRRYRIELLRVDTNEMLSVTDAATAVERAITAQRVDFLVGGFRSEAVLAMTEVAADYKRIFIFTGAGLDGILAGRVDRNYERFKYLFRVSPNRSSDLARTSLLLLGEVVQAVRQQLGIPRPKVAILAERAAWADPLVETATRLIAAPPPQGYGAEVAGTWRPSAVATDVTSELTAIQRAGAQVIYTVLSGPVGVPFGRDWGRLRIPAAPVGINVEAQQETWLKATDNLGNYVATLSSLAPGVAITPKTIPFITSFQARFKEFPIYTASGAYGALYVLADALNRAGTLDVEAVVKALEATDLVGPSGRIVFDKTHDVTWGPGFTTGLGVQWVGNRMQAFWPRNWRVGDKVISYAGVRPYQLPPWVVEAWRR, from the coding sequence ATGGCCTTCGTGCAGGGGGCCCATACGTGGTACGGAGCCACTCTGGCCGCGGAGGAGATCAACCGCGCCGGGGGCATCCAGGTGGGGGACAGACGCTACCGCATTGAGCTACTAAGGGTGGACACCAACGAGATGCTGAGCGTAACCGATGCGGCTACCGCCGTGGAGCGGGCTATCACCGCCCAACGCGTGGACTTCCTTGTCGGGGGCTTCCGGAGTGAGGCGGTCCTGGCCATGACCGAGGTGGCGGCGGACTACAAGAGGATCTTCATCTTCACGGGTGCGGGCTTAGACGGGATCCTCGCCGGCCGTGTGGACCGGAACTACGAGCGCTTCAAGTACCTTTTCCGCGTAAGCCCCAATAGGTCCAGCGACCTGGCCCGCACCTCTCTCCTACTCCTAGGCGAGGTGGTCCAAGCGGTGCGGCAGCAGCTGGGTATCCCGCGGCCCAAGGTGGCCATCCTGGCCGAACGGGCGGCCTGGGCCGATCCGCTGGTGGAGACGGCCACCCGGCTTATCGCCGCACCCCCACCCCAGGGGTATGGGGCCGAAGTGGCGGGAACCTGGCGGCCTTCAGCGGTGGCGACCGATGTCACCTCGGAGCTCACCGCCATCCAGCGCGCCGGGGCCCAGGTGATCTACACGGTCCTCTCCGGCCCTGTAGGGGTTCCCTTCGGGCGTGACTGGGGACGCCTGAGGATCCCCGCTGCCCCTGTGGGCATCAACGTGGAAGCCCAGCAGGAGACCTGGCTCAAGGCCACGGATAACCTGGGGAACTACGTCGCCACCCTCAGTTCCCTGGCTCCGGGCGTGGCCATCACCCCCAAGACCATCCCCTTCATCACCAGCTTCCAGGCTCGTTTCAAGGAGTTCCCCATCTACACCGCCAGCGGAGCCTACGGGGCCCTCTATGTCCTTGCGGATGCCCTGAACCGGGCTGGCACCCTGGATGTGGAGGCGGTGGTCAAGGCCCTGGAGGCCACCGATTTAGTGGGTCCTTCCGGCCGGATTGTCTTTGACAAAACGCACGATGTCACCTGGGGTCCTGGCTTCACCACCGGGCTTGGGGTCCAGTGGGTGGGCAACCGCATGCAGGCCTTCTGGCCTCGCAACTGGCGAGTGGGGGATAAGGTGATCAGCTATGCGGGCGTGCGCCCCTACCAGCTGCCCCCCTGGGTGGTGGAGGCCTGGAGGCGGTAG
- a CDS encoding branched-chain amino acid ABC transporter permease: protein MFAAILVNGLVLSGIYGMLALGFALTYGVARILNLAHTAFYMVAAYALFFFLGWTGFAGAALLGVLVVLLLALAAYGLLLEPLREHEATVLIVTIALALLLQEVVLLLFGGHFRSVPALLPGYVEVLGVRVAQQALLALGFAAAVLLAAWALLKGTRLGLGIRAAAQDQEAAELVGISLSRAGYWAVGLGALLAALAGLAVAPMATLEPHMWNPPLLVVLAAVVLGGLGSLPGALLGALVLAFAEVLVVNLVPGGAFLRTAVALFIMVLVLVARPEGLFGVGFAEER from the coding sequence ATGTTCGCAGCCATCCTGGTCAACGGCCTAGTCCTGAGCGGCATCTACGGGATGCTGGCTCTGGGGTTCGCCCTCACCTACGGGGTGGCCCGGATCCTGAACCTGGCCCACACGGCCTTCTACATGGTGGCCGCCTACGCCCTTTTCTTCTTCCTGGGGTGGACGGGCTTTGCTGGGGCAGCTCTCCTCGGGGTTCTCGTTGTTCTCCTCCTGGCCCTGGCCGCCTATGGGCTCCTCCTCGAGCCCCTGAGGGAGCACGAGGCCACAGTGCTCATCGTCACCATCGCCCTAGCCCTCCTCCTGCAGGAGGTGGTCCTCCTTCTCTTTGGGGGGCACTTTCGCTCTGTGCCCGCCCTCCTTCCCGGGTACGTGGAGGTCCTGGGGGTGCGGGTGGCCCAGCAGGCCCTTCTGGCCCTGGGCTTCGCTGCCGCAGTGCTTTTGGCCGCGTGGGCCCTCCTGAAGGGAACGCGGCTCGGCCTTGGGATCCGGGCCGCAGCCCAGGACCAGGAGGCGGCGGAGCTCGTGGGCATAAGCCTGTCCCGTGCCGGGTACTGGGCCGTGGGCCTAGGGGCCTTGCTGGCAGCTCTGGCGGGCTTGGCCGTGGCTCCCATGGCCACCCTCGAGCCCCACATGTGGAACCCTCCCCTCCTGGTGGTCCTGGCCGCGGTGGTCCTGGGGGGGCTGGGTAGCCTTCCCGGAGCCCTTTTAGGGGCCTTGGTCCTGGCCTTTGCTGAGGTTTTGGTGGTCAACCTTGTTCCAGGGGGGGCCTTTCTGCGGACTGCGGTGGCCCTTTTCATCATGGTCTTGGTCCTGGTGGCTAGGCCAGAGGGCCTTTTCGGCGTGGGCTTTGCGGAGGAGCGATGA